GAATTAATTATCTGAAGGGCATGGAGTGATTTCTCCTGTCAAAAAGATAATACTCCCACTGGCCTGATAAAGACTTCCTTTTTCCTCTGCTGACCTTCAGTCATCCTCCTATTGTTTTGATTCAGAGAACAAAGTCTACAAAACTTTGTGTTGGCAAGATCTGCATCCCTGTACCTTCATTTTTACCTTATTCCTGGTACCCCTAGTGTCTAAGTCTTTAAGACCTACCTAGATAATTATTTCAATTATATGAATCACTTCAAAGAATAAAGGGGGCAGGAAATGGCTTTTTGAAATAGCATTAAATCCtgttctctttttttgagacagtcctggttggcctagaacttttgttgtagaccaggctggcctccagttttCAAAGACTATGCCTGCCTTTCCCTtgtgagtactgagattaaagatgtgcaccaccacacccagcccagtcttttctttttaaaattgttttgttcatacatagttacacacacacacacacaaaacaaacaaacaaacaaacaaacaaacaaacaactgatgTCAAGCAATCTGAGATTCATTCCCAACCccatctctttttattattttttgggtaATATAATACATAGGAGATTCAATCTCTAGGTAGGCACCATCATTGAGTCACTCCACCACAGTCCAcgccccccaattttttttttgagacaggtcttgctaTGTTATCCTAGTTGGCTTTGAATGgcttcagcaatcctcctgcctctgcattccaaatgctaggattacaggcatgtgctaccatgcccagcttttctatCTTTTAATAGAAAGGAACATAAGTCATTGGAGATACATAtattggttttttcgagacagggtttctctgtgtagccttgcacgCTATTTTATAGAATTCAGGAGTTCAAACTGTATAAAACTAAAGCAGCCAAAATGCCCATAAAGATTTACAAAATAAGCCTGGTGGTggatggcccacacctttaatcccagcagttgtgaggcaaaggcaggcagatctctatgagttcaagggcagcctggtctacagagtgagttccaggacagcaccaaCAAAATTCAAACTGAGAaagagaagtggggaggacagaggCCGAGGGAGAGTAAACTAGCTAACTCAAGTCCAACGTCTTCACTTCAGAATTACCCAACTTTTCTTATACATTCAAAGTTACCTTTACATTGTGCAAAGTGTTTTATTTAGATAATGTATTTAAATAGCAACTACCACTGTTGTAAGCAGGAAATTAATATTACTTGGCACTAAGTAGAAGTAACTCACTGAAAATGTGTATGAATATGAATACTATGAAATCCTAGCTGGGTACAGTTTTGCCTACTGAAGCTTTAGAGGGATATTAAAGAGTACTGTCTTTGACAGAAATCAAACGTATCAAATAAGAATAACTCCCACCTAAGATTCAGTGTCATTTAATGCCATGTCCTTGTACAAACTGAAGTTGTCTTCTTCCAGGAGAAACCTTGCAGAGTCCAAATCTTCCAACCTTCCAGAACTCAGAGCTTCCTAAAAGAACAATATTCctaggccaggaggtggtggctcactcctttaatcccagcactcgagaggcagaggcaggcggatctctgtgagttcgaggccagcctggtctccaaagcaagttccaggaaagatgcaaagctacacagagaaaccctgtctcgaaaacaacccccgccccccccaaaaaagaacaatATTCCACTGGCTCCCTCCTCTAACCTTAAACAAAAGAACAGACTTCATTGTCTGATAAAGCATTCAAAGCCTTAGTCTTCATGACTCAGAGAACTAGTTTCAAAAGCCTACCAACTCTCAAAGTGGCTAATCCCTGAAGTCCCAGGCCACTTTGTTCCCATTAAAGGAGTGAGAAAGCCATGGTATGCTGACAATAAAAAGGGGAATGTTGGTCATTTCTCCTCCAAGGCACTTACTTGGCAAAGACCTTAGTAGACATGCAAGGGTCTGATTCCTATTAGAAAGAGTGACTTTCCCTCACTCCCCTGGAGGCTGGAAGGTTGTCAGTGGGGtcacactgcctgtctgtatgtgCGACCTCAGAGACAGGCACTGAGGGGTCAGGCTGGTCCAGAGCTATTTTATGGCTGGTTGCTGGAAGAGTCTCCAAAGCTTTAGCACTTGAGTTCTTAGGAACCTCCTGGACACCTGGAGAACAACTTTGAGAAGTCTGGGCAATCCCAGGTGTTACTACAGGGACCTCCGTGGCCAAATTATGGCTCTTGGTAGCTTTAACCGTCTCAGGTTGAGTttgagaggcaggtggaaaattcTGGAGCTGGCTTTCTTGGGCTAGAGAGCCTTGGATTTGGCTCTGAGAGATCATGGGCATCACAGGGAAACTGTCAGAGGGTACAGGCACCAGGAGGTGGCTCTGACTGTCTGCCCGTTGCAGAGGGTAGATCTGAGAAGTCACACTGATCTTAGAGCTCCTCTGAGGGTCAAGATTCACAGGCACACGACTGTCAGAGGACACAGGGTCCTGGATTTGGCTCTGAGAGATCGTGGGCACCATAGGGAAACTGTCAGAGGGTACAGGCACCAGGAGGTGGCTCTGACTGTCTGCCCGTTGCACAGGGTAGATCCGAGAAGCCACACTGATCTTAGAGCGCCTCTGGGGGTCAAGATCCACAGGCGCACGACTGTCAGAGGACACAGAGTCCTGAATTTGGCTCTGAGAGATCGTGGGCACCATAGGGAAACTGTCAGAGGGTACAGGCACCAGGAGGTGGCTCTGACTGTCTGCCCGTTGCAGAGGGTAGATCTGAGAAGCCACACTGATCTTAGAGCGCCTCTGGGGGTCAAGATCCACAGGCGCACGActgtcagaggacagagtcaTCTGGGAGTGGCTGCCAGAAGAGTAGCCCTGTGAGGTCACTGAAAAGACAGGCTGGCTCCTAGAAGTACAAATCGAGAGAGGAGCAGGCAACGGGACTAAAGGCAGGCTCCTAGAGGCCTGGACTGAGCAAAGCTGTAGCTGGTTCAGAACGGACACAGGCTTTGCCAGACGTAACGAAGTTCTGCCATCTTTGCTCCCGGCATCGCATTTCCCTTCCAGCTGGCCTGGGTCGGTCGAGCTGAGGCTTTGGATCGTTTGGAGGACCCTCGGGAGGagccgcggccgccgccgccgcctgtgGATCCGCCGGAAAGTGTTGGAGACACTCCTGAGGGCCAGCGAAAAGCGAAGGCTGCCGCTGCGGTGCATCCCGACCTCGCCCGCGCGAGGCGAAGTGCTCCTTGAGGGGTCTTCCGGGAGCGCCTCGATGTTGCCAGTGTACCAGAAGATCCACCACAGGAGGCTGACGAAGATAATGATGGAACCCAGATAGAGCAGCATGTCGTAGAACAGCAGGTTCGCGAACACGCCAGTGAACAGCACTGCTACACCCACCGCGTCGAAGGCGACGCCCAGCCAAAAGAAGCGCCTGCAGCGGCCCAGGCCCCCGGACCGTATCTCCGTCAAGTCCACGCTCTTCCGCGGAAGCTCTGTGTGGCTCAACATCGTCCACGCAAAACCCGCAAGACGCGGCCAGGCCCAGGACGCTGCCACCGGCGGGCTTTGGCCGCTGGGTCTCCATGGCAACGcaaggggcggggcggggcgggacgCTAGGGGGCGCTTTGCCCCACCAGAGAGGAAACGGGAGCCTGCCCAGCAGCTGCGCGTGCGTACTAGGATCCGCTGAACCCGCGGCTGTGCGGTGCTCGCCCCTCGCAGGCCATCTGTCCCAGGGTCTGACCCTTTGGCATTATGTGAGGTAAAATTTACAGCAGCGAAACTAACCGTACCCGAGGCGAGAATCTTCTCGAGGGTGGGTGAGAGCTTTTGGGAGAGCATCCACGAAGACTTTTCTTGTAACTTCCCTGCACCAGCAGGAATGAATCTGGCGTAGGGTGCAGTCCTGTTTTCCTTCACCTGAGAAGCGGCTAATTAGAGTGCGGTGTGAGCTCTGACTTCCCTCTTACCTGGCGACTGTTGATAGACTTACCCAAGGACCTGGTAGACCGCCATCGCTCCGGTTTCTCCCGTCTGCTATAGGGGTCCGGGTAGCGGAAGAAGATagcctgaaagaaagaaaatcgtGTTGAGGGCTGGGgcacttgttttattttgtgttttgctaAAGATGGATTTTCAAACATCctagtacattttaaaatagatttaggCTTGTAGGTCAGGCCACATTTACTTAGACTTATAGGCACACGCCACCacacttggaaaaaaaacaaaactactctTAAATACTTTCGAAAGTGAAGATAGATAATTAGAAAGGTACAGGGATGTCATCACTGTACCCGTGCCTGAGCATACAGGCACTACTAATTGAACTCAGTAAGttgttaaaaatgtgtgtgtgtgtgtgtgtgtgtgtgtgtgtgtgtgtgtgtgtgtgttctgagacaaggtttctctatatataacagtcctggtcttaatagctgggcggtggtgatgcaggcttttaatcccagcacttgggaggcagaggcaggcggatctctgtgagttcaaactcAGCCTGTTCTAATttgagaattccaggccagccaggactactgtgagactgtctcaaaatgaatgaatgaatgaatgagtgaatgaaagtAAAAAAGGACGTGAGGGTGGGAAGTTGGAGATAGATATGTTCaagatatacatgtataaaattgtcaaagaatgaaaaaagtgTCAGGACATaatatgaatataataaatacaatcaatgtaattaatgaatataaatataattattgaatgaatactgaaaatgtaatcaatgaataccacaaatgtaattaatatcttgagtgtaattaatgaatatcatgagtgtaaattaataaagagaaaaaagataattAGAAAAATTAATGTGGCAAAATGTTAATAATTGTAGACTATAGATGAAATGAGAGTATAGGTGTTCATTGTTCATGCCTGTGTTTAGGGTTGACATTTTTTCAAATAAAGGGTTGCaggattttattttgtaatttaaaattttagttttaaactTATAAATATGAGTAACACACAGGTGGGCacgatggttcagtagttaaagcCTTGATCAACATTAAGCCTGACAAGCTAATTCtttccacatggtggaaagagacctgacctccacatgaaaaAACAGTATCTCCCCTTTGTCTCCCCTTTGGCTGCAGGAGTGCTTAAGGTTGGCAACCAGAATGAACTGCCTGATGGTGAAGGGTGCAGCACCATAGGCCACCTTGAATTGGAGTCACCCTTTTTCTCAGGTCCTTTGACATTAACCAGTTTAGCCTTGATATAGTCATTCCTGGAATTAGGCAGGCTTAGGTTTAAGTTTCTTACCTGGGGCAAGCTCTTTCACCTCCCTTCTATAAATGACAGAACAGGTGCCCATACAGCGTTAGATGATGCCTGTAATGGAAAGCACTAACAATCGCTTTCTACCAGGACCTCTTAAACTGTTTCCATTTGGGACCCTTTATGTGTGAGAAAATTTCATGTGACTGTaggtatatagatatataaaatagatatacaaATCAAACGCTGGtaatcataaatttattttaaaataagtcttttgttgttgatattttatttttgagatggtctcgtagcccaggctggccttgaattctctatgtagctgaggatgaccctgttcctcctgcctctacttccaaagtgctgggattatgggaatAGCCATCATGCCCTGCTAGTTTAAATAATTCTttgatatacatataattttactattcATTAGACAAAAGCAAATTGGCATGATAATAAGATggattcacatttttatttttacataaagaagtAATTCTTGGCTAAATATTTGATACTGCAGGACATAGAGAATCTTCAACATTTTTAGAGTTTATCGATATTTTGATTTATAATCATTAATGCTGAGAATACCGATGTGCAGAAATATGTATtacaaaatggcagaaatatATTTAGGGGCATTTTGGAAATTCTGTTATAATGCCGAGAcaaaatttaacatttaaaaaaaatgaaactgaagtAAGCAACTCAaaaggttgggttttttttttgtttttttttaaatcacattacatttatttgtttgtttgggaggggGAATGTGTATACCAGGGCTCAGCtatggtcagaagacaacttgtacttctaccatgtgagtccagAGGATCACAtggttgtcaggcttagcagcaagcagcTGTTGAGCCATTCCACAGGCTCATACaacagttttaaaagttaaaaaaaaaaaaaaaagtaaacattcTACCCAGGCATGGTGTTTAATCCCAACacagggaaggcagaagcaggcagagtctgctgagtctgaggccagccttaacaacatagagagttcaaggccagtgaagGATACATAGtaacaccgtgtgtgtgtgtgggggggcagggggaggggtttgaggGGGTGGTAAACATTGTAACAGACTTACTGATTTGGAACTTCTATGCTGAGGAAAGAtagtaggaaaatattaaaagtctttgttttcagtaattaaaccattatgtttctatAAGAGCAAACACTGGTGCATACAGTAGAGACACTACATTTCATAGCATACATTTCATAGCTCATGTCTGAGCTAAGGTGTTGTAGGCAGCCTTGGATGGTGGTGCTAGGATAACAGCATGCACAGTGCAAACTGCACTTGTCCTGAGTTATAATGAAAAACTGCAGagaagtgtggttcaacataagcGATGCTTCCAGAGATGTCCTGGATTCTTTGTGCTTGATTTTGAATTAAGTTTTGGTTGTTGTGTGTTTTACTGTTGCCTATTTTTTTGTTATCCCCACATTCAATTTTGtgactgttttagttagggtttctattgctgtgaagagacaccatgaccacagaaactcttataaagacatttaaatggagctggcttacagttttagaggttttgtccattgtcatcatgatgggaaacttGTGCAGcatacaggcaaacatggtgctgaagGATCTGAAAAttctacatcttaatccacaggcagcaggagactcTGTGCAATACTGGTCGTAACTTGAGCagaggagacctcaaagtctgctccATCAGTGCctgacaaagccacacctaatagtgtcactcccaaTGAATGTCAAGTATCCAAACACTTGAGTCtgtggggccattcctattcaaaccaccgcagTGACCCTGTATGGAGTTGTGGTCTAGTTGGGCAtgggaacacacctgtaatcccagcatttaggagatgaGGTACAAGGATcaagagggttttgttgttgttgttgttgttgttttaaaaaaaggtatttgAAAATAGAGCTATATGAAACCCAgtcttaaaaacaataaacacaagggctggagaaatggctcaatagTGAAGACACTCTCTTGTGGCTTCTGAGAGTACTGCTTCATATGTTACATACATTGACaaagatacacataaataaaaataacaataaatcttattttaaaaatagctgggAGATAGATCAATtgataaaatgtttgctgtgcaaatgtgaggacctgagttcaacccccagctTTGTAAAAAAccatcatggtggcacacacttgtaattccactACTGgggacaggtagatccctgggacttgctagccagccagcctcgcCAACTCGATAAGCTTCTGGCTAGTGAaatatcctgcctcaaaaaaaaaaaaatacaaattatcctctggcctctatacacatatgtacctgtacacacacaaatacacacacacacacacacaagggggaGGGACCATGTCTCTTCTTAGCATGTCTACATGTGTCTGCCTTCTGACTTCAGCTGGACCTTAGTTGTTCCTGTGCCACCAATGGATCCTGCTCCAGCAAGTACCAAAGGTGTAGATGATGTAGATGCATCTCCTGCAAGATGAGCTGTTAATCCTGCTGTTGCATGAGCTGTGGGAGTTCACTGAGGGCTCCCTCTGAAAAGAGCTTCTCACAAGTGCAGCTGCTGCACCTGATGTGGGCATCCCCGTAACAACATGTAAGTACTGATGTAAGAAAACCTGgatcaacaaacaaaaccaaaaaacaacaataacaaaacccaacCCATACCCCTTTTTCTATGAAGCATGTAACTGATTTTTCAAAAAGTTGTTGACTTGGAAAAATGGAATAGGGAGATAGGCATTGTGGCGcatacttctatttatttatttatttatttttaatttaatttaattttacatatcagccatgggttcccctgtcctcctccctcccactcccactcccaccttccctccagcccctccccccactcccatctcctccaaggcaaaggatcccctggggattcagctcaacctggtagattcagtccaggcaggtccagtcccctccttccaggctgagcaaagtgtccctgtgtaagcctaaggttccaaacagctagctcatgcactaaggacaggtcccagtcccactgcctgggtgcctcccaaacagttcaagctattcaaatgtttcacttatctagagggcctgatctatctgggggctccacagctaatggttcatagttcatgtgtttccattagtttggttatttgtccctgtgcttttccaatcttggtctcaacaattcacactcttactcttaccctcctctttttccacacttggactcctggagctccagctggggcctggccgaggatctctgcatccacttccatcagttattggatgagagttctagcatgacagttagggtgtttggccatccaatcaccagactaggtcagtttgggctttctctcgaccattgccagcagtctacagtggaggtatctatcattgtggatttctggggacctctctagcactttgtttcttcctgttctcatgtggtcatcatttatcatggtctgttattccttgttctccctttctgttcttgatccagctgggatctcctgctcccctaagctctctttccctcaaaccttgcccttcattacccaatacttttaatcccagcactcaggaggcagaagcaggcctctgagtttcaggccagcctgatctacatagttccagaacagccggGGCTATGTAGAGAgcatctgtttcaaaaaaacaaacaaaacaaaaaatggggtgGGGGCCTAGCCCCTGATTGGTAGAGTACATGCCTACCATGCATGTGATCTTAGGTTCAGCCTTCAAGCaagaagatgaagagaagaaaaaggaggaggggcaggagggactCCAGGAAGTAGAGGTCAGCTTGCAGCTGAGCCAAatgtggcaggggtggggaggggtggggtagTGGAAGTACAGGGCATGGTAGAGCTGGCAGAATTATTTCCTAGGAAAAAGAATATTATGGACAAATATTCCACCAAAGGATGTTTCCCCTTGTGAGTACTGGTATGAAAAGCTGGCCAGGAGAGATCCCTCCCATGCCTACTTGCTGTTTTCCCCATCTGACCCTCCCAAGTGTGATCATCACTGTGTGTGCCAATGATTCTGTGCAGTAAGGAGAGAAGGCCATGATTAAATGACCTCAGAGGAACAGGTCCCCAGTCCACACTGTGTTCTACTTAAGTGGTAGTGGGACACTGGACTAGCAGAATGGTGTAGTGAATCACCCAGTACTACAGAACTGCCTTTATTTGCATGGTAGAAATTCATGCTAAATGGCTTACCCAGTAAGAACTCATCCAAAGTGGAGACCCCACTCTGCAGCCCATCACCATAtgcaggcatttaaaaaaaaatttaatttattatagtaGAGGTCAGAATAAtggtacttaaaatttttttttttaatttttgaagttttaattacacaatttccccctttcctttgctCCCTACCAACCTTCCTATatactcctcctttctctctttcaaatctgtggcctctttttccattaattgttgttacatgcataaatgtatatgtataactTGCTTaatctgtataatattacttttatgtatgttttcagggctaaccatttggtattggataaacaaCTAGTGTGCTCATCTCTGTGGAAGACTATTCTCAGTATTCCTTAAtggcctgcagttctttgtctaggtgtGGTTACGACCTCATCTTTCCCTGTCCACATTAGCAttgtgtgggagcccgttttcaggttccttgtggctttacccagcaggtccccatagaggatgattaggaccacgggcctgagtgcaggtgtctgaaacggtctgcacttggctgtgctgggggaggaggtcttttgttccatcccttggcgtctctataaatgccctggggcagagacagtcagggcctgttggaataggttccaggccctcccgcggttatcctgtattttctatctgtttatctccgcactataaatccttctatctaatatttcctgctgctcacactcaagaaaactctggggagctgtggggttggtgggtaaacgccccacagaatggcaccatgaacagggactaaagaaaaaaaaggggaaaagaaaaaaaagggagtgaggaagaaagaaagaagggactaaagagaaatgaacagggactaagaCAAGTAATCgggacaaaagaaaaggaaaacaatagttttattacagagtttttggcgaaagtgtgagtcagccctgccagtggaaagtgaCATGCCAGTGTTAtggaacatatatgtatgtatattattgagggcaggggttttatcctcgggagaaaaggaaaacggactggaaggatgtccgatgctgcagtgcaaaattctcttctgtcaaaattttctatcttctattcTGTTCTCAATTTCTGTGAAAATAAGTATAAGGTATAGcatagtaatatagtgtaggaaaaacttagaagtgtaagattgtgtagaaaaaataaggcaactagacagaaactttaattttctaactttgggggctatgaacgcAAACTGGGGGGGGGGATCTTTCTTTGGACTGTACGGGTAgtaaaaagctcttctttgagcttatggggaagaaacattttcctatggaagcttttgacctggggacagctgaaatgctaaatccaagcggcaggagaaagtgatttctccctgaagCAAAAACGCGGGTATAAAAAGCCAAAAATTAAAGTTGGGAAGTTTGGGGAAAGTTGGCCTTTTCTTTCcattaaactaaaaagcttttcttgaaaaCTTGGGGCGGGGGaatctctctaaaaagccttaatctttctctcttaaacttaaaaactaaagcctttaaccTCTCAAAGACAACAATTAGAATtacctgaagatattagtatggggaGCACCTGTGATTATTTCtaagggaaaaaacaaacctcttaagacagcaaaGCCTCTCTAAGTTCTTTCAAgcttttaaaaatcctccctgcaatgcaggaggcagggacaagttccTACAAAcctcttctaagctctgtctcttcaagctagtaaaagacagtggTCCCCTGAGGGAAACGCTGGAGAGAGTGGGTGAAAAGCTACAGAGCCCAAAGGGCAGAAAACCTtacctgagaaaagcaaaaacaagactTTCAGTTACAGccgagctgaggcatcaagggttttgtttctgagtgagcatttcaAACAAAAAGGTGCTCCTAATCGTCCTAatgcaaagatcccctgaagtgatacagactgttagcattgtatcctcgCTTCTGACCAAAAACCCAGAGGCGACTAGCCAGCGTCTCCGAGTTGGAGTGCATTTTGGGTTCTTGCAGttgcaaacttcctggagcacagagctgaggcaggaaggtgcgggccccaggggaagattgctaatgaacaaacaatgCTAAAGCCAGTGGGAACAGCACAGTTGtccgcttt
Above is a window of Onychomys torridus chromosome 8, mOncTor1.1, whole genome shotgun sequence DNA encoding:
- the LOC118589383 gene encoding uncharacterized protein LOC118589383 yields the protein MLSHTELPRKSVDLTEIRSGGLGRCRRFFWLGVAFDAVGVAVLFTGVFANLLFYDMLLYLGSIIIFVSLLWWIFWYTGNIEALPEDPSRSTSPRAGEVGMHRSGSLRFSLALRSVSNTFRRIHRRRRRPRLLPRVLQTIQSLSSTDPGQLEGKCDAGSKDGRTSLRLAKPVSVLNQLQLCSVQASRSLPLVPLPAPLSICTSRSQPVFSVTSQGYSSGSHSQMTLSSDSRAPVDLDPQRRSKISVASQIYPLQRADSQSHLLVPVPSDSFPMVPTISQSQIQDSVSSDSRAPVDLDPQRRSKISVASRIYPVQRADSQSHLLVPVPSDSFPMVPTISQSQIQDPVSSDSRVPVNLDPQRSSKISVTSQIYPLQRADSQSHLLVPVPSDSFPVMPMISQSQIQGSLAQESQLQNFPPASQTQPETVKATKSHNLATEVPVVTPGIAQTSQSCSPGVQEVPKNSSAKALETLPATSHKIALDQPDPSVPVSEVAHTDRQCDPTDNLPASRGVRESHSF